Proteins from a genomic interval of Alkalispirochaeta americana:
- a CDS encoding metal ABC transporter ATP-binding protein codes for MSTLTAMRQTCSNTSETVAAASSLRGEDHCPLSISLRGVGADYSGVSALEGVDLDLPSQKFIALVGPNGAGKSTLLKLLTGVKRSNRGSIEICGTTLAQARRENLVGYIPQEADIDWDFPLSVYDVVLGGRYGHARHEAGLRRFLPPRFLGSSHHQAVRQALEAVGMEEFARRPIGALSGGQKKRVFLARTLAQHPRVLLLDEPLAGVDRASEELILKVLRRACGEGKTVIMVTHDLPTAREQAELVVLINHGVMGVGAPREMLSSESLERCYHRQGVKR; via the coding sequence ATGAGTACCCTTACGGCGATGAGACAGACCTGTTCAAACACCAGTGAAACCGTCGCCGCAGCCTCCTCCCTCAGGGGGGAGGACCATTGCCCCCTCTCGATCTCTCTTCGCGGGGTCGGTGCTGACTACAGCGGCGTGTCCGCCCTGGAGGGGGTTGATCTGGACCTGCCCTCGCAGAAGTTTATCGCGCTGGTTGGTCCCAACGGTGCGGGAAAATCGACGCTCCTGAAGTTGCTGACGGGAGTAAAACGGAGCAACCGGGGATCCATCGAAATCTGCGGCACGACCCTGGCCCAGGCCCGGAGAGAAAACCTGGTGGGCTATATCCCCCAGGAAGCGGATATCGATTGGGATTTTCCCCTCTCGGTCTACGACGTCGTTCTGGGTGGGCGGTACGGTCATGCCCGACACGAAGCGGGATTGCGCCGGTTCCTGCCGCCCCGTTTTCTGGGATCCTCCCATCACCAGGCTGTCCGGCAGGCACTGGAAGCGGTGGGTATGGAAGAGTTTGCCCGCAGACCCATCGGGGCTCTCTCGGGGGGGCAGAAAAAGCGGGTCTTTCTTGCCCGGACGCTGGCGCAGCATCCCCGGGTGCTCTTGCTGGACGAACCCCTGGCAGGGGTCGACCGTGCTTCGGAGGAGCTGATTCTGAAAGTTCTGCGCCGGGCCTGCGGTGAGGGCAAGACTGTCATCATGGTTACCCACGATCTTCCCACGGCACGGGAACAGGCCGAGCTGGTGGTTTTGATAAACCATGGAGTCATGGGAGTGGGAGCGCCCCGGGAGATGCTCAGCAGCGAGTCCCTGGAGCGTTGTTATCACCGCCAGGGGGTGAAGCGATGA
- a CDS encoding metal ABC transporter permease, with translation MILFYNAIVAVIELLTAILMVLIGFLPSVVSDPFSYLFMQRALMTSLVVGAVCGVLSCFVVLKRWALLGDAISHAVLPGVALAYLAGIPVIVGAFLSGALTSLGIGFVQRNTSVKEDSAMGIMFTAAFALGVVIISRVATSTHLMHVLFGNVLGVDMPMLVTTFTAGIIALVLVFFFYKEFVLYAFDAVHASAIGMSTKAIHYGLMLLLTLTIVTSLETVGVILVVAMLIVPGATASLLTRHLPSMIAISVAVGMTSAATGLYLSFVLNVASGGTIVLVGFCLFVMAAVVAPAGPLRSWMRRTRRARRLEQPS, from the coding sequence ATGATCCTCTTCTACAACGCAATCGTGGCGGTTATCGAGTTATTGACGGCGATCCTGATGGTCCTGATCGGCTTCCTTCCATCGGTGGTGTCCGATCCGTTCTCCTACCTCTTCATGCAGCGGGCGCTCATGACGTCCCTGGTGGTGGGGGCGGTCTGCGGTGTTCTGTCCTGCTTTGTCGTGCTCAAGCGCTGGGCCCTTCTGGGCGATGCCATCAGCCACGCCGTGCTTCCCGGAGTTGCCCTGGCCTATCTGGCGGGAATTCCCGTGATCGTGGGAGCCTTTCTCAGTGGTGCTCTCACTTCCCTGGGAATAGGATTTGTTCAGCGAAACACCTCGGTCAAGGAAGATTCAGCCATGGGAATCATGTTTACCGCTGCCTTTGCCCTGGGCGTGGTGATCATCTCCCGGGTTGCCACCTCGACGCATCTGATGCACGTACTCTTTGGGAACGTCCTGGGTGTGGATATGCCCATGCTGGTCACCACCTTTACGGCGGGGATCATTGCCCTGGTGCTGGTGTTCTTTTTTTACAAGGAGTTTGTCCTTTACGCCTTTGATGCGGTCCATGCCAGCGCGATAGGAATGTCCACCAAGGCGATCCACTACGGGCTGATGCTTCTTCTCACGCTTACTATCGTGACGAGTCTGGAGACGGTGGGGGTGATCCTGGTGGTGGCCATGCTGATTGTTCCGGGAGCCACGGCATCGCTCCTGACCCGGCACCTGCCGTCGATGATAGCTATCTCTGTCGCTGTGGGGATGACCTCGGCGGCAACCGGGCTCTATCTCTCGTTTGTCCTGAACGTTGCATCGGGCGGGACGATCGTCCTGGTCGGGTTCTGCCTCTTTGTGATGGCTGCGGTGGTGGCCCCGGCAGGCCCCCTGCGAAGCTGGATGCGCAGAACCCGGAGAGCCCGAAGGCTGGAACAACCCTCCTAG
- a CDS encoding mechanosensitive ion channel family protein: MPYLRGIPLEALAFLIPFAAWLLYDVFSRLSPYLARPDSRQGVRIFLAQTRLPVQLILATLLLSWGAPGLAGSRLPSLIVVAASGMLLHRATGTLFIFLRRQFDLSNPDNLRARRATTQIIVLERIALISVAVLTIAVLLMTIPGIQRFGTSLLASAGVAGLVIGLAAQQSIANVLAGIQIAITQPLRIDDAVVIDGEWGWVEEITLTYVVIRIWDRRRLVVPISYLLQKPFQNWTRTTSSVIGAVTIHADYSVDVEALRKEQSMILAKHPLWDGEVDVVQMMEASDRTVVIRSLMSAANSPKAWDLRCDLRERLIRWLGETQSGALPRQRMRIQGEVTRRKGPS; encoded by the coding sequence GTGCCCTACCTCCGGGGAATACCCCTGGAGGCCCTGGCCTTTCTGATACCCTTCGCCGCCTGGTTGCTCTACGACGTATTCTCGCGGCTTTCCCCGTACCTGGCCCGCCCCGATTCCCGCCAGGGAGTACGAATCTTTCTGGCCCAGACAAGACTGCCGGTCCAGCTTATCCTGGCAACGTTGCTCCTCTCCTGGGGGGCGCCGGGCCTTGCGGGGTCCCGCCTTCCATCGTTGATCGTCGTGGCTGCCTCGGGAATGCTGCTCCACCGTGCCACGGGGACGCTCTTTATTTTTCTCCGTCGCCAGTTCGATCTCTCCAACCCCGACAATCTCCGGGCCCGGCGGGCCACAACGCAAATTATTGTCCTGGAACGAATCGCCCTGATTTCAGTGGCGGTCCTGACAATCGCGGTCCTTCTCATGACGATCCCCGGGATTCAGCGTTTCGGAACCTCCCTGCTCGCTTCTGCGGGAGTGGCCGGTCTGGTGATCGGCCTGGCGGCACAGCAATCGATCGCGAATGTTCTGGCGGGGATACAAATCGCCATCACCCAGCCCCTGCGAATCGACGACGCCGTGGTGATCGACGGAGAATGGGGATGGGTCGAGGAGATTACCCTGACCTACGTGGTCATTCGCATCTGGGACCGGCGGCGGCTGGTTGTCCCCATCAGCTATCTGCTGCAAAAGCCCTTCCAGAACTGGACCCGCACCACCTCTTCGGTAATTGGGGCAGTCACAATCCACGCCGACTACTCTGTGGACGTGGAGGCTCTGCGAAAAGAGCAGTCCATGATTCTTGCGAAACACCCGCTGTGGGACGGAGAAGTTGATGTGGTTCAGATGATGGAGGCCTCGGACCGCACTGTGGTTATCCGCTCGCTCATGAGCGCCGCCAACTCTCCCAAAGCCTGGGATCTGCGTTGCGACCTGCGGGAACGGCTCATCCGGTGGCTTGGCGAGACCCAGTCCGGGGCGCTCCCCCGTCAGCGCATGCGCATTCAGGGGGAGGTTACCCGGCGAAAGGGGCCTTCCTAG
- the aspS gene encoding aspartate--tRNA ligase — protein sequence MEQMKRTHTCGALGVADTGKTVRLNGWVHRTRDHGGVHFLNLRDRYGITQVVINEDAPEALRTLAASLRMEYCIALEGVVLERPEAMKNPSMITGEIEVSASRIEILNTSEPVPFTIDERSDARDDVRLTYRYLDLRSFSMQRKIALRHTVMQTVREYLTSLDFIEIETPTMIKSTPEGARDFLIPSRLHPGEFYAMPQSPQLYKQILMASGFDRYFQIAHCFRDEDARGDRQLEHSQIDLEMSFVGKDEVFAVIEGMMARVFQRGLGTDLETPFPRISYDEAMNRYGSDKPDLRFDLEIQDFAAFVAGSGFGVFENALAAGGAVKALVVPGQAGFSRKQITDLEDIAKTYGARGLAWTKVARGDSGSITFEGGIAKFFASRAEEIASALGAREGDLLLFMADQWKVAVTALGAVRSRLGHTLNLIDRGTFRFAWIVDFPLFEYDQNEERWTAAHHLFSMPQAQYLETLESDPGSVKGDLYDLVCNGFELASGSIRIHDPALQQRIFQIVGFDPDEAQRRFGFLLEAFRYGAPPHGGIAPGLDRLVMIMAGEESIREVIAFPKTATGVSPMDNCPSPVDEKQLAELGLLLAPRKDQEA from the coding sequence ATGGAACAGATGAAGCGCACCCATACTTGCGGCGCCCTCGGGGTAGCCGATACCGGAAAAACCGTTCGGCTCAATGGCTGGGTCCACCGGACCCGCGATCACGGAGGCGTTCACTTTTTGAACCTCCGCGATCGCTATGGCATTACCCAGGTTGTTATCAACGAGGATGCCCCCGAAGCGTTGCGCACCCTTGCTGCCTCCCTTCGCATGGAATATTGCATTGCCCTGGAAGGGGTCGTCCTGGAACGGCCCGAGGCGATGAAAAACCCCTCCATGATCACGGGGGAGATCGAGGTTTCGGCATCCCGGATCGAGATTCTCAATACCAGTGAACCGGTACCCTTTACCATCGACGAACGCTCCGACGCCCGTGACGATGTGCGGCTCACCTATCGCTACCTGGATTTGCGCTCCTTCTCGATGCAGCGGAAGATCGCCCTGCGCCACACCGTGATGCAGACTGTCCGGGAGTACCTGACCTCCCTCGATTTTATCGAGATCGAGACGCCCACCATGATCAAATCCACTCCCGAGGGAGCCCGGGATTTCCTGATTCCCTCGCGGCTCCATCCGGGAGAGTTCTACGCCATGCCCCAGAGTCCGCAACTCTATAAGCAGATTCTCATGGCCAGCGGGTTCGACCGCTACTTTCAGATCGCCCACTGCTTTCGCGATGAAGACGCCCGGGGCGACCGCCAGCTGGAACATTCCCAGATCGATCTGGAAATGAGCTTTGTGGGAAAGGACGAGGTCTTCGCCGTTATCGAGGGCATGATGGCCCGGGTATTCCAGAGGGGGCTGGGAACGGATCTGGAAACCCCCTTCCCCCGGATCAGCTACGACGAGGCGATGAACCGCTACGGCTCGGACAAGCCGGACCTTCGCTTTGACCTGGAAATTCAGGATTTTGCTGCCTTTGTGGCAGGAAGCGGTTTTGGTGTCTTCGAGAATGCTCTTGCCGCCGGTGGGGCGGTCAAGGCCCTGGTTGTGCCCGGTCAGGCAGGGTTCAGCCGCAAGCAGATCACCGATCTGGAGGATATCGCCAAAACCTACGGAGCCAGGGGTCTTGCCTGGACCAAGGTTGCCCGGGGAGATTCCGGTTCGATCACCTTTGAGGGGGGAATCGCCAAGTTCTTTGCCTCCCGGGCAGAGGAGATCGCCTCCGCTCTGGGTGCCCGGGAGGGCGATCTCCTGCTTTTCATGGCGGACCAGTGGAAAGTGGCCGTCACCGCCCTGGGAGCGGTCCGGTCCCGCCTGGGACACACCCTCAACCTGATAGACCGGGGAACCTTCCGCTTTGCCTGGATCGTGGACTTTCCCCTCTTCGAGTACGATCAGAACGAAGAGCGCTGGACTGCGGCCCACCACCTTTTTTCCATGCCCCAGGCGCAGTACCTGGAAACTCTCGAAAGCGACCCCGGCTCGGTCAAGGGAGACCTCTACGATCTGGTCTGCAACGGCTTCGAGCTTGCTTCGGGATCGATCCGTATCCACGATCCGGCCCTGCAGCAGCGAATTTTCCAGATCGTCGGGTTCGATCCCGACGAGGCCCAGCGTCGGTTCGGGTTTCTTCTGGAGGCCTTCCGGTACGGTGCGCCTCCTCACGGAGGAATCGCCCCGGGACTCGACAGACTGGTGATGATCATGGCCGGGGAAGAATCGATCCGGGAGGTGATCGCCTTTCCGAAAACCGCCACGGGGGTCTCTCCCATGGATAACTGCCCCAGCCCTGTGGACGAGAAACAGCTGGCCGAGCTGGGGCTCCTGCTGGCTCCCCGGAAAGACCAGGAGGCCTGA